ACTCAAGCCAGCGCCGCGACCACGTTGATTGCAAACGCCCAGGCCACCTCGTTCCAAGCTCAGCTCGCAGCCTTTGCGAGTACAGCGGCGATCCCAATTGTTGGCCCAATTCTCGCTCCTGCTGCTGCGGCTACGGCTGCCGGCATCACCGCACCAATGGTTGCAGGAGTCGCTGCTTCTGCCCTCGCGGGTATGGCGCACGACGGCATCGATTCGGTGCCGGAAACGGGTACGTGGCTCCTCCAAAAAGGGGAGCGGGTCACCACCGCTGACACCAGCGCCAAGCTTGACCGGACGCTTGACCTGGTTAGCAAGGGAAGCAGCAATCGCTCTTCAGTCGTCAACTTGATCGAGGACGCCAGTCGCGCGGGCCAGGTCAACCGTCGTCAGCTCTCCGAGCAGGACGTCATCGACATCTACGTCGCGAATATTCGCGGGGAGGGTGATATCCATGAAGTCAACCAGGCGAAGTACGGGTTGAAGTCTCAAGGCGCGTGAGTGCGCGACACATTGAAATCTGGAGTGGCAGATGAGCAACCCAATAAATGTCTGCTACGCCTCTGGCGGGCCGTTACCGATCAACACCATCGAGGCTACCTGTTCTATCTGGTCGACCCCGATCCTGTTCTGCGACGGCTACGAGGATCGCGTCTGCGGTACCGAGGATTCGCGGGTGCTCGTCTTTAAAGCCCTGGCCCTGGAGCAGGCGCTGCCCAATCAGGATAACAGCGCCTTCCAGAACATCATTCTCGCCCTGGACAACACCAGCGGAGAGGTGCAACTGAAGGTCGAGCAGGCCAAGGCCGCGAACGCTCGCATCACTCTGATCTCTCGGCGCTACCTGGAGGGGGATTTTAGCTATCCAGCGGAGCGCTACCGAATGTCCCTGCTGAGTCGTCAGTACGAGGGCGTCACCGCCACGCTGACGTGCGGCCTGTTCGACCTGCTTGGCACGGCCTTTCCGCGCGACAAGCTGAACCCGAATGTCGCACCAGGACTGCTCTACGTATGAGCCAGCTCAGTAAATACCTGTCAGCACCCTACAGAGATGGTGCGCGCGGCCCGCTGGCCTTCGACTGTTACGGCCTGGTCATTGCCGTGCGACATGAAGTGTTCGGCCTACCGCTGCTGCCTTCGCTGGGTGGCGTCGGCCGGGCCAGGTTGCGTGCGAACACCGTCGCTTATCACGACCTCAAGACCGGCATGAATGAGTGCGCGCCAGAGCCTGGAGCCATTGCCGCCGCCTTCAAGGGCGACTATCTGGAGCATGTCGGTGTAATCGTCCATCTGGATGGACAGCTAAAGGTTCTCGACACCAACCCAGGCGGCCCCCGCATTCGCCCTGTGCGCGACTTCGAGTCGTGCTATCAACGAGTGGTTTACTACCGATGATCGAATTCTTCCCCAACAAGCTGTTCGACACCGCGCCGCTGGCCACCTTCACTACCCGCGAGCGGATGACGATCGAGGCGTGGGTCAAGCAGCAGACGGAATTCTATCAGCGCGCCCCGGTGCAGCCGATCAGCGTGGCCGTAAATGACGAGTTGATCTGTCCGACGCTATGGCACAAGGTCAAATTCAAGCCATCTGACCGCGTGCAGATCTGGCGCGAGCCGAAGGGCACCGACCCCTTTACCATCACCGCGTTGCTATTCAAGGGCGTGAAGGCCATAGGCAAATTGCTTATGCCAAAAATGCCAGGCATGCCATCCACTGGCGCAACCGCCCAGGGCGACCCAATCGACGAGGCCAGCGCAAAGGGCAACAAGGTCAAGGCGGGTGACCCCGTGCGCAATCTGGCCGGACGGCAGAAGCTCTATCCGTCTTACTTGGCTGAGCCACGCACCTGGTTTGCCGGGCCTCGCGAGCAATGGACCGAGATGCTGGTTTATGTGTCCGCCGGAAGCGTTCAGGCTAACCTGAGCGACATCAAGATTGGCGAGACGCCGATCATCTCGCTGGGTTCTGAAGCCATCTGCAACGTTTATCCGCCCGGATCGAGTGTTGCCGGCAACAGCGCCTCGATGCTCTGGTACAACGTCAAGGAAGTCGGGGCCAGTTCCAGCGGCTCGGCAGGCCTTGAAATGACCGTGTCCGCCGCCCTGACGCAGACAGCGACCGCCTCGGCTTACCAGTTCAACGGCACAAGCATATCTATCCCGTCCGGCGCCGGTGCATTCCCAGCAGACTGGGAAAGCGGACTTATCATTCGTGTTCTGACGCCCTACGAATACACCGTCGTCGATGGCGGGGCAGGGCGCGATATTGTGCGCGGGCCGCTGGCCATTCTGAATCCGTTCCCAGGCATGCTGATCGAGGTCCAGGGCGCCAACGCCGGGTATTACGTCGTCAACACGTACACCCCGTATGCGCCGGCGGTGCCGCCAACCTCCGGAACGCCGTCGACCGTGCTGGGCTCCAGTGTCCCGGCACGCTACGACTACAACGTCACGCCGCTGACCTTCACCGTGTCGCTCGGCTCGACGCCTTACTCGGTCGCGCTGAACACTGCCACAACCAACCTCGCCGGCCTGGTCTCGGCGATCAATACCGCTAAAGGCAGCGCTCCGTTCATTGCCAGTGCCTCGTCGGGCAAGGTTCTGCTCACGCAGACCGGAGCGAACAACGGGTTGGCGCTGGTTTCGTCCGGAGGATCTGCCGTGCTCGGCTCCAGTCCAGTCAATACGACCGGTACTGCGGCGTCGTCCGGCACGCCTGAGCAGCCGGCTGAAATGACCCTGGACTACACCGGCGGCCAGCCGGTGGTCGGCCTGGCGCTGGGTTCCGGCTTGGCCACCATCGGGCCGATTGGTCTGCGCTACCGGATCACCGCCTTCAGCTCGTCGCTGATGACTGTCGAGCGTCTGACTTCGGCCGGCGCTGCCGATACCGGGTGGCCCGGTTTTGCGCTGATGGAGACCGTCAATGGTCTGATCACCCTCGATTCTTCGAACCTGGAGGGTGGCTATCGCGGTCCATTCGGCTGCGCGCCCAAAGGCGAGCTCGTCACCGAGTTGGAATGGACGGTATTTCACCCGAACGGTCTATGCGGCATCGGGAGGGAAGGGCAGATTTACCCGGTGCGCTCGTTCCATGCGTTCGAATATCGGGACATGGATGCGGCCGGGGACTGGACTGTGATCAACATTGAGCACTTAGGCGGAACCCGAGACGCTCAGGGATTCACCTATCGCGCGACCTTGCCTTATCCGATGCGGCCAGAGGCGCGAATCAAGAAGCGATTCGTGAGCCAGCCGGGCCGTATTGATGCCGAAAAGCAGGACGACATCAGCTGGTACAACCTGCGCAGCCTGCGCCAGACTCGCCCGGTCACTTACCCGGGCATGACGGTGATGGCGCTGCAAATCCGTGGCGGCGATCGCCTTTCTGCCCAGTCTGAAAGCCAAGTCAACCTGATCGCCACCCGAGTTTTGCCGGTGTACACCGGTGGCGCTTGGACCGCTCCGCAGCCAACCCGCGGAATCGTGCCCTGGTGCCTGAACGTGCTGAAGTCGCTCGGCTACACCGACGCCGATATCGACCTGCCAGAGTGGGATCGCCTGCACTCGGTGTTCGAGGCTGCCGGTCAGTATTACGACGAGGTGATCGACGACACCAGCACGGCAAAAGACCGGATCAACGATGCATTGGCATGCGGCTATGCCGAGCTGACCATCAAGAACGGCTTGGTCAGCCTGGTTCGTGATGAGCCGCGCGCGGCGTTTGATATCACCTACGGGCCGAAGACGCAGACATATTCGCCGCAGAACATGACCAAGCCCCTCAAGATCGAAGGCTCGATGCCGTCGGTCAACGATTTCGATGGGGTGGACGTTGAGTATTACTCGAATCTGACGTGGGCATGGGAAACCGTGCCGTGCCGTTGGCCGGGCGATGCCGGGCTGAAGGTGGAAAAGATCAAGTTGCCGGGCGTCGGC
This genomic interval from Pseudomonas putida contains the following:
- a CDS encoding DUF1833 family protein, which produces MSNPINVCYASGGPLPINTIEATCSIWSTPILFCDGYEDRVCGTEDSRVLVFKALALEQALPNQDNSAFQNIILALDNTSGEVQLKVEQAKAANARITLISRRYLEGDFSYPAERYRMSLLSRQYEGVTATLTCGLFDLLGTAFPRDKLNPNVAPGLLYV
- a CDS encoding host specificity factor TipJ family phage tail protein; this translates as MIEFFPNKLFDTAPLATFTTRERMTIEAWVKQQTEFYQRAPVQPISVAVNDELICPTLWHKVKFKPSDRVQIWREPKGTDPFTITALLFKGVKAIGKLLMPKMPGMPSTGATAQGDPIDEASAKGNKVKAGDPVRNLAGRQKLYPSYLAEPRTWFAGPREQWTEMLVYVSAGSVQANLSDIKIGETPIISLGSEAICNVYPPGSSVAGNSASMLWYNVKEVGASSSGSAGLEMTVSAALTQTATASAYQFNGTSISIPSGAGAFPADWESGLIIRVLTPYEYTVVDGGAGRDIVRGPLAILNPFPGMLIEVQGANAGYYVVNTYTPYAPAVPPTSGTPSTVLGSSVPARYDYNVTPLTFTVSLGSTPYSVALNTATTNLAGLVSAINTAKGSAPFIASASSGKVLLTQTGANNGLALVSSGGSAVLGSSPVNTTGTAASSGTPEQPAEMTLDYTGGQPVVGLALGSGLATIGPIGLRYRITAFSSSLMTVERLTSAGAADTGWPGFALMETVNGLITLDSSNLEGGYRGPFGCAPKGELVTELEWTVFHPNGLCGIGREGQIYPVRSFHAFEYRDMDAAGDWTVINIEHLGGTRDAQGFTYRATLPYPMRPEARIKKRFVSQPGRIDAEKQDDISWYNLRSLRQTRPVTYPGMTVMALQIRGGDRLSAQSESQVNLIATRVLPVYTGGAWTAPQPTRGIVPWCLNVLKSLGYTDADIDLPEWDRLHSVFEAAGQYYDEVIDDTSTAKDRINDALACGYAELTIKNGLVSLVRDEPRAAFDITYGPKTQTYSPQNMTKPLKIEGSMPSVNDFDGVDVEYYSNLTWAWETVPCRWPGDAGLKVEKIKLPGVGDRDRAYRIGMRRRGHQLFRQDTYAWETELAGMNSGYLSFCAVASDTPGLCQSAQLRSATAFGGGFLIESTEPIDWSAPEPYRVGISRPDGTLSGPFPVTAIDEYHLQIADLDFEPDTSMTLELPQLLVGPASKWAYPVLVNSSLPSNGNVALKGMPYDARVYTYDSAIAPA